One Triticum dicoccoides isolate Atlit2015 ecotype Zavitan chromosome 3B, WEW_v2.0, whole genome shotgun sequence genomic window, tggagtagttattagatgatgagttgtgagagtgacagaagcttaaaccccagtttatgcgctattcctaagggactgattggatccaaaagtttaatgctatggttagaatttattcttaatactattctcgtagttgcggatgcgtgCGAGGGggttcataagtaggaggttttttcaagtaagaacaacacctaagcacctacccacataccaaattatcaaagtagcgaacacgaatcgaaccaacatgatgaaagtgactagatgaaattcccgtgtaccctcaagaacactgtgcttatcataagagattgttttgtcctgtactttgcctcaaaaggattgggctaccttgctgcacttttgttactactaccgttacttgctcattacaaattaccttgctatcaaactactttattacttataatttcagcacttgcagacattaccttgctgaaaaccacttgtcatttccttctgctcctcgttgggttcgacgctcttacttatcaaaaaggctacaattgatcccatacacttgtgggtcatcagaaccCGTCAAATATAAGCTCGGGGCGatatccacaacctaattggagaccccgacgcttgctcggAGCATTACACCaccatgattgagctccgaacaccactaaccgtctagggcacccaagcacccaagaggaacaagctcaagggcaccaaaaaCCCAAGAGTAATaatcttctcaacttgtaacttccacatatcaacatggagaactcaaacagatgcaactaatgcaatggcaagggcacacagagtgcccaagtccctcattctcaaatcccaccaaagcaatgaAAGCTATGGAGGGaaagagaggaagaacaagaaggtgaACACCAAGaaatccaagatctagatccaaggggcccccttacatagaggagaaagtgattggtggaaatgtggatctagatctcctctctcttttccccacaaaactagcaagaatccatggagggattgagagatagcaagctcgaagaagctcaacaatgggggaagaatacGAGCTCTACAGATAAGTCTCAATGTGAAAGAagaccccttttataggtggggaaaaaatccaaccgttatccccatTCTCAGCCTAcagcgggcggtactaccgctctagggaGCGGTATTGCCGCTCGGTACCACTGGGACCTCGCACAACGCctaagggagaaggaacaaaaaGGAGGGCCGTTGAGCGACACTAGTAGCAGTactaggggcggtactaccgctcctactgccgctgaacccgacacgagacacaaaggtctcgaatcgaggcggtactaGCGCGGAACCGGAGTCGTACTACCGCCTGTGGCCGTGGGCAGTACTACCATTGTGAAACAGTGGTACTACTACTTGTGGCtttcagcggtactgccgctccgggGCTGCGGTACTACCACTGGCGCCTCACAATGCCACTTTTAAGCAAAACAGATGCTCTAGGAAAACCAGAattgccacaacttctgcaaatgagctctgaattgagaaaagtcaagcttgttggataataacaagaggcaggggaggtatgctaaGATATAGAAgagagaaacctccaacagagaagaaccggcataacctccaacatcgaaaacatcatagaagatgcatgtgaacttcgtttttgatgaactcgagcttgtcatcaagatgaccatacaaATCTCACAAGgaaaagaaccaaacaagaacccataaagatgatgcaaggatgcaatggtttgagctctctacaaacgatacgatcaagctaatcatcgagagccccccttgatagtacaacaattgatcctataacccggtctcccaactaccaccatgataccggtaaaatagaaaacctatcaagggcaaacctttgccttgcacatagtacacttgagctagatgatgacgatcttgactccctcaagatgaaccacctttcttgattgcgttggctcgatgaagaatagttgattgctcccccatactccactatgggtgagccattcCTTGACATATCTTCACAAGACCATttacaccacaatggacggcaagcttcaaggatgatctcttcatgatgatccacttgaacttgcacaccgcaatcttgatggcgatcaccacttgatgtcatcctccatgggttgtattgaaggaaatatgtcctacatgcaataataaagtttttattttatatttccttacatcatgataaatgttattattcatgctagaattgtattaactggaaacttgatacatgtgtggatacatagacaaaacacggtgtccctagtaagcctctactagactagctcattaatcaaagatggttaagtttcctaaccataggcatgtgttatcatttgatgaatgggatcacatcattaggagaatgatgtgatggacaagacccattcattagcttagcattatgaccgttcagttttattgctagtgcgttcttcatgtcaaatacatattccttcgactatgagattatgcaactcccggataccgaaggaatgccttatgtgctatcaaacgttacaacgtaattgggtgattataaagatgctctacaggtatctccgaacgtgtttgttgggttggcatagatcgagattaggatttgtcactctgagtatcagagaggtatctttgggccaccttggtaatacacatcataagaagccttgcatgcAAAGTGCCATAAATTTTTCGTATACCTCAATAATATtttaatacatgattaacattttccaaatacataattaaCAAAACTTAAAATATTTTTTTAATGTATATATTTTTCACGTATGTTTTACAGTTTTTGTATACATGGGTAACATTATTTTTACACATTTGGTATTTTACAATACACGAGCAACCTTTTTTATACAAGTTTTAATGTCTACTTTTTGTCACGCACAATGTACATTTTTCATAGACATCAGTAAAAAAATTGCACATTTTAAAgactaaatacatgattaacatttttttaatataagTTTTAATGTCTACTTTTTCATACATGtaatacatttttcgtatacatcaagAATATTTGTTTATGCATGTTTAATGTTTTCCAAATACTATATGTGTTGATGTCTCTTTTTTCCATATATGTTTTGCATTTTCGTATACACCAGTAATATTTTTTAGACATGTTTAACCTTTTCACGTACATGATCAAGATTTTTTTCAATATATGTTTTGATTTCTAATTTTTTTTCATCCACGTAGTACATTCGTTGTATACACCAGGAATACAATTATACATATTATACATTTTTTGGAATAACATTTTTTTATAATGTAGCATACATTTCTTGAAACAAATGAATGTATTTGTGTTAAAAACATTTTTCTAAAGTACGGCAACAATTGACTGCATTAATTTTTTTTAATcatgtttttttaaataataatcAGATTTATGTTTTTAAATATATGTATTAAAAATTTGTGTATTTTAAAATTTTAATCAAGAACATTTAATCAAAATATAAACAAAGAACAAAATCTTCATGAAATCATCATGACATCAACCTGACGAAAGGTACTGTGCCAGCCCCCTAACTGGCTCGCTGAGACGTGGCCAGCTACTGTCTTGCAGTGAGCGAGACATAGCTGCACCGCTGGTTGTCCGTGGCCCAGCTGATTCAGTGCATGAGTCTATCCTGAAGCAGCATGGGGATATCCTTGCTAcccctcaaaataaaaataaaaatggggAGATCTTTGCTTGTTTGGTTTGCCCCAAGCTGATTCCGCCTGTTGTTGCCAGGTAGTTTCAAGTCAAAGTTGTCCAGATCTCCTATTTTCTTGCTACCTAGAACACATGATCATCTAGTTGCTTCTGTTTTAACATGTACTAGATCATGATGACGCGCGTTGCCGCGCTCGTCCATCTAGAAAAAAGAACTACTATACAAATATTTAGAAAACTTGAACAATGGAAACATTTGGTAAATTTCAAACTAATTGAATTTCGATGTGTTGACACTGATGGTGGCGCATATTTACATCAAGTTTGGAACCTATACACTTACATAAATGCTTTCATTTTTACATTTTCTCTTTGTCCGGTCATTACAAGAAGATGCAAGGAAATACATAGAGCAAAAACAATACAATATTCTATCTTGTAAAGGCTAGCATATTCTATTCTTGCACAAGATCAACATCAACTCTAATGCTTGAGTAACATTCCCGAGAGTTCAGCTTACATCAAATAGTTTGTACGGACTAAACCATCCAATTTAAGATCTAGTGTGATATTGAAGTAGTTACAAAAGTAACAGAGAAGAAACAAAGTTTTAGCAAGCCTGAATTCATCAGTCAACAAACCATTTGGAATGCTCAGGAAAATTAATCAATGACTCAAGAGAAAGAAACAACATGAGCAATCGTCCGTATAACAGGGTACAAAGATGAACTGATCGAAGTCAAGTCCTAGCATGTTGAAACAAAAGTGATTTATATCCTCAATCTTTAAGGAGAGGCGTCAATAAACTGACGTTGAATATTTATATTCTCTCGTCTTCTTTAGTACGTAGATTTCCTTCAACGGTTATTGTAAGATGAATGTGCATACCCCAGCCAAATGAGAATATAAGATTTTTTACCAGAATTGTTGACCAGATTTGACCGGAGAAGGCAGAGATCTTTACAGTCAGTATTCTTTATCAAAGCCGTTTAGGCCGCCTCCTCCTTATACTAACCGCTCGCCTACACCGGAGCAAAGCTCTCTCGCTTGTAGTCGTCGCCGCCTCCATGATTCATGAACAATCACCAAAGAGAACAGCCACAATTAGCACTATCAACTTcgaggaaagagagaggggaatcAAAATGTAGGCCTGCACTTTACGGTGGACTGTTACCAAAGGAATACCATCGGCCTTGACCCTCATCATTATGGCGCCGCCGGCGGTTTCAGGGCTGACATTATAGAGCGACAGAATGGGAAGGGACGACCTGGGCCGATGGGGAAGTGGAGGTGATGCTCGTGGGCCTGTGGCGCTCGATGCAAAAAAACAAAATACTCAGCTGATTGACGAACGAGAAGCCGCCCAAGTCAATCTCCGGAGCAGCGGCCCGATAACGTTGGGCAAGCCTGGATGAGCGGGGCGACCGATGAAAAGGTGCGCTGTGTAACAGAACGATCTGCAGCGTTAAACGAGTTGATCGGATGGTTCAAAACGTCAAATCGCTGTGGAAGGCTGTAGCTAGCTAAGTTATACTGTTTAGTAATTTGCCTCAGATATAATTACGTATTGCCCATCTTTAGTGGTCAGAATTTCCTAAATGTCATGAGTTGCTTCTGTACTTTTTCTTTTGACAAGTATGCCTCTTTTGTTCCTACAAAATTGCCTGTCGGAATGAAGTTAATTGCCTGTTATCCTCTTTTGTAGTAGAAAGTAATTTCTTCTTGAAATTTTCACCTTGGCAATGGAGACAACATTTTGGACATGTATATGAGCTGTGTTAGTTTATTGGAATTTTGTTTGCTTGTTTTACGCACTCCCAAGATTGAATTGCTTTTCTCTGTTGTCAAACTTTGAGGAAAAAGCGAGCGGAAAAGGCATGATAAGTCTGGAGGCCGGAGCAAGTCTTTTGTTTAGCCAAAGATGACTCGAGATGAGGTGGGAACTATATACGTCTTGCTGGGGTTTTTTTTTATGGAAGATCATTATGGCTAGCTTTATTAAGATCAAAACATGTTACGTCTTGCTGTTTTTGGTAAAAGAATCGTCACACGTTTTGGAGTTTCCAAATGCTTCCGAAAATAGCCGACTGCTCGATCACGTTTCAGACAAAGAATAATTTTCGTACATGTATACTTACATGAGTACTTTAGCTGATTTGCAAGAACATGTCTCTTTCTTGAAACATTATTTGACGGATGTCAGAATACTTAttaatttgatatacatattactctccccgttcacaaatataagatgttctaacttttttttcCTTGAATCAAATGTATACAAACATGTTTTAGTGTGTttggttttagtgtgtttgttcaccatTTCAGTCTGTATGTAGTCTATACTGAAATACCCAAAACATCTTTTTATATGTAGTATACCGAAAACATCTTTATattagtgaacagagggagtaacatTTTGGATGGTCAGGTTGGACATGGAACATCCCTGCTGCCTCCCTGCATTTCTCATCTTGCCACCGGTTATGGCCGTGAGCACATACAGGCACTAACTGATGTTAATCTGATTGCAGGAATTAGCATCCCTGCTGATCCCAACACAAGCACAAAACGAACTCCTTCCAAGGAATTAGCATCCCTGCTGATCCCAACACAAGCACAaaacgaactccttccaagagtatAGATGACAAATGCTCAAAACCATTAGCCCGTAAATAATCATTTTCTACCCCCACTTCATTGTCTGTACACATTTTATCAACGCGACAAGGCACACACAATGATAAATAAAATATTACAGTGTATAagataccaagaaattgacaatatCGAGAGATTCCACGCAAGCTGCATTCCCAACAGCTCTTACAACTCTCCCAGCAATCCCTACATGTCTTCAAGGAAAATAAGCGATACCCGCAATCTTGTCAATAATATCAGATAGCTTGTAGTGACACGCCATGTATCACGCAAGAAGAAGGCCGTTTCGTGGCTCTGCGTATTCAGGTAAGGCTGGGAGGTCCAATGCACCCCTTGCCTTTGCATATTCAGAGAAAGCTGGGAGGTCTGGTGCATCTCTTGCAGTGGCCTGGTCTTCGTCAGTTATGCTCATTGCCTGGGATATATTTTCCTGCAACAAAAGTTATAATCATGCTTGGACTTGCATTCAAGGTTTTGACAATGGTCATATGACAGAGATATATTTTCCTGCAACAAAAGTTATAATCATGCTTGGACTTGCATTCAAGGTTTTGACAATGGTCATATGACAGAGTTGTAATTTAAAATATGTTCGGTTATGTCTAGGGGACTTCTGCGTTGCATGGCGAGGAGGCTCCATAGTAGAGTACCAAATGAAAATATTCTAAACAAAAAATTAAAATACACAGCATAACATCCAAAGTCTCAAGTCTCAACCTCATGAATTTATAATTATTTATATGATAAGGTCATTACCGAGCTTTGGAGCTTCCGGATGTAACCAATTAATAAAAGCTCCAAGGGATCCTCCGTTTTGGCCTTGTAGTGAGAATCAAGAACACGTATGTGCTGAAAAGGACAACCACATATCAAAGCTGGCAAATTATTTCGTTTTCCAATTATTTGGCAAGAAATGCCACAACGAACTCTGGAAATTTTGCATGTGTTAACGTACAACAGAAGAACTCCCATATAAATACATCCCTTCAAATTTGTAAATGATAATGGGCACTTACAAATCTAAAAGGTGCAGAATAGGCAAGAGATAAGACTATAAACTTAAAATACCAACCATTACTCTTTCGAATTTTCCCGGTGAAAGGTCCCACCCAATGCTGACCACCGCTTTAAAGACTCCATAAGTTTCCGACTTGGCCCAACCAAAGAAAATTCCTGATATTTGATCAGGAATAGAGTCGTAGGTACGCTCACCTGTTGCAAATAATGTTTTGGATTAAAAAATGTGCCGTTACGGTATTTTGCAAACCACTGTGTTCTAAGAAGTGTAATATTGTCAACTATTGACATATTAGAAGAGCGTGGTAAGGTGTCCGACCTGCTATAACTGTATGAGTATTGTTTAGAACCGCATCACCTATCTGAGCATTCGAGAGTAATGGTTCCATCGACAAAGCACCTTGAATGCCTGCAACATAAATGGCAGCCAGCAGACTTAAATAATTGAAATAAATCAACTAAATAAAACCAGTGGTTAATGGAGAAAGAATTACGATCGTCAAATGGGGGAAGACCCCACAACTCAGGATGAAAGTCTAGCAGTGAATAGAGGATGAGATCAGCAATTGAGTAACAATGCCTTTGACTTTGCAGTGATGGAACAGCAACTACCTTCGCCCCAGAAGCCTTGGCAGCCTGAACTCCAACACTGAGAACATTTTGCCAACAAAGCAGTAAGTTCAACTAAATACAAAACAGGCATTATTTTTTGACAAAAGCAACGTTAATATCTCTGTGATTAGATCTTCATTTCTGAGTGCAGAAATTTGGAATGGTACCTACTGTAAAGTGCAATTGTCTTGGGAGTGACAACACTTGGAAAAACAtatttgaaaaataaaataaaagcagaTAAGCGCTAGCTTCTAAATTTCGTTTTCTTAGCACAACTATTTCGCCACTATGTCTGTGCTAGGCTATTTA contains:
- the LOC119277039 gene encoding bifunctional riboflavin kinase/FMN phosphatase-like isoform X2; translation: MAATHRVSAVIFDLDGTLLDTERATRDVLKEFLGTYGKVPDAAKEEKRLGQMHRESTTGIIADYGLPITVEEYSEAIYPLYIKRWQRASPLPGVSRLLKHLHKNGTPLALASNSIRRNIDHKILKLGELKDCFSVVLGGDQVPHGKPCPDIFLEAAKRLGVNPSSCLVIEDSLVGVQAAKASGAKVVAVPSLQSQRHCYSIADLILYSLLDFHPELWGLPPFDDRIQGALSMEPLLSNAQIGDAVLNNTHTVIAGERTYDSIPDQISGIFFGWAKSETYGVFKAVVSIGWDLSPGKFERHIRVLDSHYKAKTEDPLELLLIGYIRKLQSSENISQAMSITDEDQATARDAPDLPAFSEYAKARGALDLPALPEYAEPRNGLLLA
- the LOC119277039 gene encoding bifunctional riboflavin kinase/FMN phosphatase-like isoform X1; this translates as MAATHRVSAVIFDLDGTLLDTERATRDVLKEFLGTYGKVPDAAKEEKRLGQMHRESTTGIIADYGLPITVEEYSEAIYPLYIKRWQRASPLPGVSRLLKHLHKNGTPLALASNSIRRNIDHKILKLGELKDCFSVVLGGDQVPHGKPCPDIFLEAAKRLGVNPSSCLVIEDSLVGVQAAKASGAKVVAVPSLQSQRHCYSIADLILYSLLDFHPELWGLPPFDDRIQGALSMEPLLSNAQIGDAVLNNTHTVIAGERTYDSIPDQISGIFFGWAKSETYGVFKAVVSIGWDLSPGKFERVMHIRVLDSHYKAKTEDPLELLLIGYIRKLQSSENISQAMSITDEDQATARDAPDLPAFSEYAKARGALDLPALPEYAEPRNGLLLA